In a single window of the Bacteroidales bacterium genome:
- a CDS encoding peptidoglycan synthetase: SHGKTTITSMIMHVLKKQHIDFDYLVGAKIEGFDIMVRLSDAPIIVIEGDEYLTSALDPRPKFLHYKPHIALISGIAWDHINVFPTFEGYVDQFGQFIKSIESGGSVIYCGEDEELLKVVRSSLWDGNKIPYLLPDFENDQGKTWIIQSGSVTQVHPLNVFGKHNLLNISGAREVCKLLGVNETEFYQAITTFKGAANRLEFVSGNQHSAIFKDFAHAPSKLKATVEAAKSQYPERKLIAVMELHTFSSLSKNFLSHYRKSMDQADIPVVFFNPHAIALKKLDPISEEDVIEGFDNPDLKVFTEAKALENFIRSQQMTHTNLLMMSSGNFGGIDLKRLAVDLFP, from the coding sequence AGTCATGGAAAAACGACAATCACTTCGATGATCATGCATGTATTGAAGAAGCAACACATTGATTTTGATTATCTTGTCGGAGCAAAAATTGAGGGTTTTGATATCATGGTCAGGCTGTCGGATGCACCCATTATTGTGATCGAAGGAGATGAGTACCTGACCTCAGCGCTCGATCCACGTCCGAAATTCCTCCATTATAAACCCCACATTGCCCTGATCAGTGGCATTGCGTGGGATCATATTAATGTTTTCCCAACCTTTGAAGGATATGTTGATCAGTTCGGGCAATTCATCAAAAGCATCGAAAGCGGTGGAAGTGTCATTTACTGCGGTGAAGATGAGGAACTTCTTAAAGTTGTTCGTAGTTCATTATGGGATGGAAATAAGATCCCTTACCTATTACCGGATTTTGAGAATGATCAAGGAAAAACATGGATCATCCAGTCAGGAAGTGTAACTCAGGTGCATCCTTTGAATGTATTCGGCAAACACAATTTATTAAATATCAGTGGTGCGCGTGAAGTGTGTAAATTATTGGGAGTGAATGAAACTGAGTTCTACCAGGCCATAACCACCTTTAAGGGAGCTGCCAACAGGCTTGAGTTTGTCTCCGGAAACCAGCACTCAGCCATTTTTAAGGATTTTGCACATGCTCCTTCAAAACTTAAAGCCACGGTGGAGGCAGCGAAAAGTCAATACCCGGAGCGAAAACTGATTGCTGTGATGGAGTTACACACCTTCAGCAGTTTGAGTAAAAATTTTCTGTCTCATTACAGGAAAAGCATGGATCAGGCCGATATTCCGGTTGTTTTTTTCAATCCACATGCCATCGCTTTGAAGAAGCTCGACCCGATATCAGAAGAAGATGTAATCGAAGGATTTGACAATCCTGACCTGAAAGTATTTACTGAAGCAAAGGCCTTGGAAAATTTTATCCGCAGCCAGCAAATGACCCATACAAACCTGTTGATGATGAGCTCAGGGAATTTTGGCGGGATTGACCTGAAAAGACTTGCCGTAGATCTGTTCCCTTAA